A single genomic interval of Alligator mississippiensis isolate rAllMis1 chromosome 15, rAllMis1, whole genome shotgun sequence harbors:
- the LOC132245602 gene encoding uncharacterized protein LOC132245602, whose protein sequence is MKVQILAAFLVICLLSLDGARAAPWNSGSFDNNAAGDDSFNNNGNGGYYGAGNRGSFDGNNVGDDSFNNNGNSGEPFLYY, encoded by the exons ATGAAGGTGCAGATCCTTGCTGCTTTCCTCGTCATCTGCCTCCTCTCTCTGGACGGCGCCAGAGCAGCCCCATGG AACTCTGGCAGCTTCGATAACAACGCAGCGGGTGATGACAGCTTCAACAACAATGGG AATGGAGGATACTATGGAGCTGGG AATAGAGGCAGCTTTGATGGCAACAATGTGGGTGACGACAGCTTCAATAACAATGGA AATAGCGGAGAACCGTTTCTATAT TATTAG